One window from the genome of Bacteroidota bacterium encodes:
- a CDS encoding ABC transporter permease, whose protein sequence is MSTFLYEIKEGLLIAFTAIKANKIRTFLTTLGIVIGVTSVVLMSTAIKGIDGAFQRGISSLGSDVLHIDKWEWFSNVDWWKIRKRPNITMEDYEKYKRLAKLPVAVAPTIWSNETVKNGELAMENIFVSGSTAEYLETTNFTFKSGRFYSDIESKSSRYVAVLGSEVEKNLFPAGNSLGNIVKIGGFDFRVVGVLNEQGSFILGNFNPDKQVFVPIGVLFKHFVNSNFRSVTIDVKAPSNAMVNEVKDEAIGVMRKVRGLRLGDDNNFSVNQQEGLMENYNSTVGVISVGGLFITGLSLFVGAIGIMNIMFVSVKERTREIGVRKAIGAKRRTILLQFLMESSAICLLGGLVGLINAVLLSMLVNQWLPTSVQYDAVVIAIVISLIVGVLAGFAPAWQASKLDPVEALRYE, encoded by the coding sequence TTGAGTACCTTTTTGTATGAGATCAAAGAAGGACTTCTGATAGCTTTCACAGCTATCAAGGCGAACAAGATTCGAACTTTTCTGACGACTCTCGGCATAGTAATCGGTGTTACTTCAGTTGTATTGATGTCGACTGCCATTAAGGGTATTGATGGTGCATTCCAGCGGGGGATCAGTTCCCTCGGTTCAGATGTGCTTCATATCGACAAGTGGGAATGGTTCAGTAATGTCGACTGGTGGAAAATCAGAAAAAGACCCAATATAACTATGGAAGATTACGAGAAATATAAAAGACTCGCAAAACTTCCCGTGGCTGTGGCTCCAACCATCTGGTCGAATGAAACTGTTAAGAACGGTGAACTTGCGATGGAGAATATTTTCGTCTCCGGTTCCACTGCCGAGTATCTTGAAACCACGAATTTTACTTTTAAGTCGGGAAGATTCTATTCCGACATCGAGAGCAAGTCTTCAAGATATGTCGCGGTACTCGGTTCGGAGGTGGAGAAAAATCTCTTCCCTGCGGGTAACAGCCTCGGTAACATAGTCAAAATTGGAGGTTTCGACTTCCGGGTTGTGGGTGTGTTAAATGAACAGGGGAGCTTCATCCTTGGCAATTTTAACCCTGACAAGCAGGTTTTTGTCCCGATCGGAGTTCTGTTCAAACATTTTGTGAATTCAAATTTCAGAAGTGTTACTATTGATGTAAAAGCTCCAAGTAATGCCATGGTGAATGAGGTAAAGGATGAGGCAATCGGGGTGATGAGAAAAGTAAGAGGCTTGCGTCTTGGTGACGACAACAATTTCTCTGTAAACCAGCAGGAAGGGTTGATGGAAAACTACAACTCCACTGTAGGGGTTATCTCAGTCGGCGGTCTTTTCATCACAGGTCTCTCCCTGTTTGTGGGTGCAATTGGCATCATGAATATCATGTTTGTGTCTGTGAAAGAAAGAACCAGAGAGATTGGTGTAAGAAAGGCTATCGGAGCGAAAAGAAGGACCATTTTATTACAGTTTCTGATGGAATCGTCGGCAATATGTCTGCTGGGAGGATTGGTCGGTCTCATAAATGCCGTTTTGCTTAGTATGCTGGTCAATCAGTGGCTGCCGACATCAGTTCAGTATGATGCGGTTGTAATAGCTATTGTTATTTCTCTGATAGTCGGAGTTCTGGCGGGATTTGCCCCGGCATGGCAGGCATCCAAACTTGATCCTGTGGAGGCATTGAGGTACGAATGA
- a CDS encoding ABC transporter permease: protein MTSFFESLILALGALRANKLRAALTILGIVVGIFSIIVIMTVITMLQTSIEEGVASLAKNTFQIQKFPAIRSGGPGAMAKYRNRRDITLEEYYRLKDGLTVAKFVGAEQWQFGKVIKYRNKETNPNVSISGITALAIKTNDWKVEFGREIRDLDVQNSNNVVILGKDVATKIFDNVDPIGKEIRVDGKPLKVIGVYEGQGQMFGQSRDNFVTIPITTFQGYYGKYKNSVNITVTSHSKEDYDKVIETAIGMMRSIRKNAPGEESDFEIFSNESVLSQINDVTIYAKIGAGVVSFIALLAAGIGIMNIMLVSVTERTREVGIRKAIGAKSYQILLQFMIEAILLCFLGGLVGIFLGVGIGNLAGSFLNAKAAVPYDWILIGIGLCIMVGVLFGTYPAYKAANLDPIEALRYEQ, encoded by the coding sequence ATGACAAGTTTTTTTGAATCATTAATACTAGCTCTGGGGGCGCTCAGAGCAAACAAACTTAGAGCTGCTCTTACAATTCTTGGAATTGTAGTCGGTATTTTTTCAATCATAGTGATTATGACAGTGATCACGATGCTCCAGACAAGCATCGAGGAAGGTGTCGCATCACTTGCCAAGAATACCTTCCAGATACAAAAATTCCCTGCAATCCGTTCAGGTGGTCCTGGGGCGATGGCGAAATACAGAAACAGAAGGGACATCACCCTTGAGGAGTATTACCGGCTTAAAGACGGACTGACTGTTGCAAAGTTTGTTGGTGCCGAGCAGTGGCAGTTTGGTAAAGTAATAAAATACCGTAACAAAGAGACCAACCCTAATGTGTCGATTTCAGGAATTACAGCTCTTGCCATAAAAACCAACGACTGGAAAGTGGAGTTTGGGAGGGAAATTCGCGATCTCGATGTTCAGAACAGTAATAATGTTGTCATCCTGGGAAAAGATGTTGCCACGAAAATTTTTGATAATGTTGATCCGATAGGTAAGGAAATCAGAGTGGACGGCAAACCTCTGAAAGTGATTGGCGTGTATGAAGGTCAGGGACAGATGTTTGGTCAGAGCCGTGACAACTTTGTTACGATTCCTATTACGACTTTTCAGGGATACTACGGAAAATATAAAAACAGTGTGAATATAACTGTCACTTCACATTCCAAGGAAGACTACGATAAGGTTATTGAAACTGCGATCGGGATGATGCGTTCCATCAGGAAAAACGCACCCGGTGAAGAGAGTGATTTCGAGATTTTCAGCAATGAATCTGTGTTGAGTCAAATTAACGATGTGACTATCTATGCCAAGATCGGTGCCGGAGTGGTTTCCTTCATCGCATTGCTTGCAGCCGGAATTGGTATCATGAATATTATGCTGGTCTCTGTGACAGAGCGAACAAGAGAAGTTGGTATCAGAAAAGCAATCGGGGCGAAGAGTTATCAGATCTTGCTCCAGTTCATGATTGAAGCGATACTTCTCTGTTTCCTTGGCGGACTTGTGGGCATTTTCCTCGGAGTGGGTATCGGAAATCTTGCCGGATCATTCCTCAACGCTAAAGCAGCCGTACCCTACGACTGGATTCTTATTGGCATCGGCCTCTGCATAATGGTTGGTGTACTTTTTGGAACCTACCCGGCATACAAAGCCGCAAATCTTGACCCGATTGAAGCGCTGAGGTATGAACAATAA
- a CDS encoding ABC transporter ATP-binding protein produces MITIENIKKIYKIGTQEVRALADVSLKIDANEYVAIMGPSGSGKSTLMNMLGCLDTPTSGRYEFKGNNVSQMSDNQLAEIRNREIGFVFQTFNLLSRSNSLHNVELPLIYSGMPKHERRERAENALKSVGLGDRIHHKPNELSGGQRQRVAIARALATNPAIILADEPTGNLDSKTGEEIMALFHEIHQKGNTIILVTHEDEVARHAQRIIRLKDGLIESDKSVVNRIIPGLIVSEHKDGVQTI; encoded by the coding sequence ATAATAACCATTGAGAACATAAAGAAGATCTATAAGATCGGTACTCAGGAAGTTCGTGCGCTTGCGGATGTTTCGTTGAAAATTGATGCAAATGAGTATGTCGCCATCATGGGACCATCGGGTTCCGGCAAATCAACATTGATGAACATGCTTGGTTGTCTCGATACCCCGACAAGCGGAAGGTACGAGTTCAAAGGAAACAATGTGAGTCAAATGTCGGATAATCAGCTCGCCGAGATCCGTAACCGTGAGATTGGTTTTGTTTTCCAGACATTCAACCTCCTGTCGCGAAGCAATTCTCTCCATAATGTTGAGTTGCCCCTGATTTATTCAGGTATGCCAAAACACGAAAGAAGAGAAAGGGCTGAGAATGCACTGAAGAGTGTGGGACTGGGCGACAGAATCCATCACAAACCAAACGAACTTTCCGGCGGCCAGAGACAGAGAGTGGCTATTGCGAGAGCACTGGCTACAAATCCTGCAATTATTCTCGCTGATGAACCGACAGGTAACCTTGATTCCAAGACAGGTGAAGAGATTATGGCTCTGTTCCATGAGATTCATCAAAAAGGGAACACCATTATTCTTGTCACACACGAGGATGAGGTTGCGCGTCATGCACAGAGAATAATCAGACTAAAAGACGGACTGATCGAGAGTGATAAATCAGTTGTTAACCGGATCATTCCCGGATTGATTGTCAGCGAACATAAAGATGGAGTTCAAACAATTTGA
- a CDS encoding efflux RND transporter periplasmic adaptor subunit, whose protein sequence is MAEKKRSKKILVFGILFVLLAVIIGLIIAKGSKEEIPVVQTEKAVMRTVTQTVTATGKVEAEFKVLITPEVTGEITQLAVKDGDNVKQGDLLFKIKSDIYASQLERAEASLESTKASKAQREAELMRLQLDLNRMEELFKKGMASQAEFDLIKAQWLSAKAGLDAANANISQNMAAVREAREQLAKTTINSPLTGTVTKLNVEKGERVLGSGFSQGTNVMTISDLKNMEAIVDVDENDIVNVKLGDTAKIKVDAYGDKQFLGIVSEISNSAKTTGQGTQEQVVNFEVKIKIQDAESVLRPGMSCNAIIETETMVNVVTVPIQSVTAKIEDMKPADNPDEQNAAVKKKNPAKKDKPDEIVFVIDGGKVKEVPVKSGISDDNYIEIKSGLKQGQEVVSGPYRAISRELKNDMLVKVDNGGGGPKQEKK, encoded by the coding sequence ATGGCTGAGAAAAAGCGCTCAAAAAAGATATTGGTTTTCGGTATACTTTTCGTCCTTTTGGCAGTAATAATTGGACTGATCATAGCGAAAGGTTCCAAGGAAGAGATTCCTGTGGTTCAGACAGAGAAAGCTGTAATGCGTACAGTTACCCAGACCGTAACTGCTACAGGAAAAGTGGAAGCAGAGTTTAAAGTGCTTATTACACCTGAAGTTACAGGTGAAATAACCCAGCTTGCGGTAAAGGATGGAGATAATGTAAAGCAGGGTGACCTTCTTTTCAAAATAAAATCCGATATCTATGCGTCACAGCTTGAAAGAGCTGAAGCCAGCCTCGAATCCACCAAGGCATCGAAGGCGCAGAGAGAAGCTGAGCTGATGAGACTGCAACTCGATCTCAACAGGATGGAGGAGCTGTTCAAAAAAGGCATGGCAAGTCAGGCGGAATTCGATCTGATTAAGGCTCAATGGCTTTCAGCAAAAGCGGGTCTTGACGCCGCAAATGCAAATATTTCTCAAAACATGGCTGCTGTTCGTGAGGCACGCGAGCAACTTGCAAAAACCACGATAAACTCTCCTCTTACGGGAACTGTCACAAAGCTCAATGTTGAGAAGGGTGAAAGAGTGCTGGGAAGCGGATTTAGTCAGGGTACCAATGTGATGACGATTTCCGACCTGAAGAACATGGAAGCAATCGTCGATGTTGATGAAAATGATATTGTAAATGTAAAACTTGGTGATACGGCTAAAATAAAAGTTGACGCCTACGGTGATAAACAGTTCCTTGGAATTGTATCCGAGATATCAAACAGTGCTAAAACCACCGGTCAGGGCACACAGGAACAGGTGGTGAATTTCGAAGTTAAAATTAAGATTCAGGATGCTGAATCAGTGCTTCGTCCCGGAATGTCGTGCAATGCAATCATCGAGACCGAGACCATGGTGAATGTGGTTACAGTTCCAATACAGTCTGTAACTGCCAAAATAGAGGACATGAAACCGGCAGACAATCCGGATGAGCAAAATGCTGCCGTAAAGAAGAAAAACCCTGCTAAAAAAGACAAACCTGATGAGATAGTGTTCGTGATCGACGGTGGCAAAGTCAAGGAAGTACCGGTAAAAAGTGGTATCAGCGACGATAATTACATCGAGATTAAGTCCGGTCTGAAACAGGGACAGGAAGTCGTAAGCGGACCTTACAGGGCTATCTCCCGCGAACTGAAAAACGATATGCTCGTAAAAGTCGACAATGGCGGTGGCGGACCAAAGCAGGAAAAGAAATAG
- a CDS encoding TolC family protein produces MNKLFAAFFAIILLFNAAAQEKKILTIDEAIRLGFRNNPNVLKSKNQIESSKSNLLSSRSDLYPTVTGNASWDWSRTDFKVGDFSLKDERRSWGLGVSSSYTVFDGFAKYTSIGMKTRDIQAAKLNLVRLQQEIVYQTITQYYNILNFTELVKVRKENLDWNKENLKIIEAKVKVGSGILTDVRQQEVKVGQAELDLLQAEQSLNDAKQRLYYYLGLDVTEDFQFVDGTKLLTPLKKDTVSGDNWYDRSLDELVAEAMKKRSDVRKVEVDLQNAASGVELAQSANMPRITNSISYSLGGTTPWNILDNRTISFGFNLSIPIFSGYSITANEQLAQIQVKNKQIELTDLQKAIKRDLLQSYLELKTTEKKIDVARKSIISAEANRDLEEARYKVGSSTLINLQLANTDLVRVQVDYLNSLFDLLKLEEQLKYDLGSINTENFE; encoded by the coding sequence ATGAATAAATTGTTTGCAGCATTTTTTGCTATTATTCTCTTATTCAATGCCGCGGCACAAGAGAAGAAAATTTTAACCATCGACGAAGCGATCCGGCTTGGTTTCAGGAACAATCCAAATGTTCTGAAGTCAAAAAACCAGATTGAAAGTTCGAAAAGCAATCTGCTTTCATCGAGAAGCGATTTGTATCCGACAGTTACAGGTAATGCATCCTGGGACTGGTCGAGAACCGACTTTAAGGTCGGCGATTTTTCGCTGAAAGATGAAAGAAGAAGCTGGGGGCTGGGTGTGAGCTCCAGCTATACAGTTTTTGACGGTTTTGCCAAATACACCTCAATTGGTATGAAAACCAGAGATATTCAGGCTGCCAAACTGAATCTTGTGCGTCTGCAGCAGGAGATAGTTTATCAGACCATTACTCAATATTACAATATTCTCAACTTCACCGAACTGGTAAAAGTGAGAAAGGAAAATCTTGACTGGAACAAAGAAAACCTGAAGATTATCGAGGCAAAAGTGAAAGTCGGGTCAGGCATTCTTACTGATGTCAGGCAACAGGAAGTAAAGGTAGGACAGGCAGAACTTGACCTTCTTCAGGCAGAACAGAGCCTGAACGATGCCAAGCAGAGGCTTTATTATTATCTCGGACTTGATGTTACTGAGGATTTCCAGTTTGTTGATGGAACAAAGCTGCTCACCCCACTGAAAAAGGACACCGTAAGTGGCGATAACTGGTATGACAGATCTTTGGATGAACTCGTGGCTGAAGCCATGAAAAAGAGATCTGATGTTAGAAAGGTTGAAGTCGATCTTCAAAATGCTGCGTCAGGTGTGGAACTTGCTCAGAGTGCGAATATGCCAAGAATAACAAATTCAATATCATATTCACTTGGTGGAACAACCCCATGGAACATACTCGATAACCGGACAATCAGTTTTGGATTCAATCTGAGCATTCCAATCTTCAGCGGATACTCAATCACCGCAAATGAGCAACTCGCTCAAATTCAGGTCAAGAACAAACAAATCGAATTGACAGATCTTCAGAAGGCGATAAAAAGAGATTTGCTGCAGTCATATCTTGAACTCAAGACTACTGAAAAGAAGATAGATGTTGCACGCAAAAGCATTATTTCCGCAGAAGCCAACAGAGACCTTGAAGAGGCAAGATATAAAGTAGGTTCAAGCACTTTAATTAATCTGCAGCTTGCAAATACCGACCTCGTCAGAGTACAGGTTGACTATTTGAACTCACTTTTTGACCTGTTAAAACTTGAAGAACAATTAAAGTACGATCTTGGATCGATTAATACAGAGAATTTTGAATAA
- the murA gene encoding UDP-N-acetylglucosamine 1-carboxyvinyltransferase, whose product MDKFIIKGGRVLSGEVRAGGAKNASLALIPAALLASGRMLLSNTPELNDVFTMLKLVRHLGVETSFKDELITLDTSGVSVLEAPYEHVKKMRASVYVLGPLLARHGYAKVSLPGGCAWGPRPINLHLEGLKKLGAHIDLVDGYIIAKSKRLKGNRINFDVPSVGATGNLLMAAVLAKGETILNNAAMEPEITNLAEFLSKMGAKIGGIGTPILHIQGVDTLQAADIETIPDRIEAGTLLLAGAITGGKVTVKSSNPLHIYSVIAKMEESGVSFTYDDSSITVDAKGVRPEAINVTTGPFPGYPTDMQAQWIAYMATAKGVSTVTDTIYRDRFTHVPELARLGAQIEVKDNSAVVKGSRKLSGAKVMSTDLRASASLVLGGLAAHGTTEVLRIYHLDRGYQRLEEKLRNLGADIERVPGTEY is encoded by the coding sequence GTGGATAAATTTATAATTAAAGGTGGCAGGGTTCTTTCAGGCGAAGTGAGAGCCGGCGGTGCAAAAAATGCCTCTCTTGCCCTGATTCCCGCGGCTTTGCTTGCTTCAGGCAGGATGCTGCTCTCAAATACTCCGGAATTAAATGATGTTTTCACCATGTTGAAATTGGTGAGACATCTTGGTGTGGAAACATCCTTTAAAGATGAATTGATAACACTTGACACTTCCGGTGTTTCAGTTCTCGAGGCACCGTATGAACATGTAAAAAAGATGCGTGCTTCTGTTTATGTTTTGGGACCCTTGCTCGCGAGACACGGATATGCCAAAGTTTCACTTCCCGGCGGATGCGCATGGGGACCCCGTCCGATCAATCTTCATCTTGAAGGATTGAAGAAACTCGGTGCGCACATCGATCTCGTGGATGGTTATATAATTGCGAAGAGCAAAAGATTGAAGGGGAACCGAATCAATTTTGATGTCCCTTCAGTTGGAGCCACAGGCAACCTTTTGATGGCGGCGGTGCTGGCAAAAGGGGAGACCATTCTGAATAATGCTGCCATGGAGCCCGAAATCACAAACCTTGCCGAATTCCTCTCGAAGATGGGCGCAAAAATCGGTGGAATTGGTACCCCAATTCTCCACATTCAGGGAGTTGACACACTTCAAGCGGCAGATATTGAGACAATTCCCGACAGAATTGAAGCAGGTACGCTTCTTCTCGCAGGAGCTATCACCGGTGGAAAAGTTACTGTAAAATCTTCGAATCCGCTTCACATCTACTCAGTGATCGCAAAAATGGAGGAAAGCGGTGTTTCGTTCACATACGATGATTCTTCAATAACTGTTGATGCAAAAGGAGTGAGACCCGAAGCGATTAATGTCACTACAGGTCCCTTCCCAGGCTATCCCACAGATATGCAGGCACAATGGATTGCCTACATGGCGACTGCCAAAGGAGTTTCCACAGTCACCGACACAATTTACAGAGACAGATTTACTCATGTGCCTGAACTTGCAAGACTTGGTGCACAAATTGAGGTAAAAGACAATTCTGCCGTTGTGAAAGGGAGCCGGAAATTAAGCGGTGCAAAGGTCATGTCGACTGATTTACGAGCCAGTGCCAGTCTTGTTCTCGGTGGTCTTGCAGCGCATGGAACGACTGAAGTACTCCGGATTTACCATCTTGACAGAGGCTACCAACGACTTGAAGAAAAACTTCGTAATTTGGGGGCTGATATTGAACGCGTTCCGGGTACTGAATATTAA
- a CDS encoding protein kinase, whose translation MVGAIIGSYKIISKLGEGGMGAVYKALDLKLERFVALKILSAQTAQSAQFIERFKREARNQAKLNHPNIIPVYGFIDEQGYLGIAMECVDGETLEQIIDRKGSLELGEALDILQQILRGVGYAHQKGFIHRDIKPSNVMMDADGVAKIMDFGISKSIYEKGITKTGTKIGTLLYMSPEQINAEEPTRQSDIYSIGITFYEMLSGLTPFESGTEYEIMQGHLKKPAPKLSATIPGLPPMIDKIIAKALEKDQAKRFSSCDEFLQEIGYALNVIRQGPAPSKDRSPMEQQQSAKVKRSIKFTIFTILAFAGLIGAVYLFYTLISGFGDSLKAKKQTSLDTSFSSTSSPQYQGANPFERMNTGLSVNLRSAVFDGSGTGVAVGDSSTIILTSDNGTNWRTIPSPDRVELYTVSHIPSLGFMIGGAKGTLYAFVPKDSLLKKMTIPGTGDILKIETMASGKVVLLGAGGMILYSDDQGVTWNKGTTGITNDLYSADFMDGSIGIAVGDNGTLIRTEDGGKTWNLGPSVTTTYLKDIRFIGNGVFMLVGGGGQIFRSADGGRDWRKIDVNVTSPLIAVRFNSPTNGVIISNTGDIFRSEDAGETWKYQQAVAGSLLNSVTSGKARLYMAASGGAILYLNF comes from the coding sequence ATGGTAGGCGCTATAATTGGCAGTTATAAGATAATTTCAAAGTTGGGAGAGGGCGGCATGGGTGCCGTTTACAAAGCTCTTGACTTGAAACTTGAGAGATTTGTTGCCTTGAAAATTTTGAGTGCCCAGACAGCACAAAGTGCTCAATTTATCGAGAGATTTAAGAGAGAAGCCCGGAATCAGGCTAAACTTAATCATCCGAATATAATTCCGGTTTACGGTTTTATAGATGAACAGGGTTACCTTGGTATTGCGATGGAGTGTGTTGACGGTGAAACGCTGGAGCAAATAATTGACAGGAAAGGTTCTCTTGAACTTGGCGAGGCTCTCGACATTCTGCAACAGATTTTAAGGGGAGTCGGCTATGCTCATCAGAAAGGCTTTATTCACAGAGATATTAAGCCTTCAAATGTGATGATGGATGCCGATGGTGTAGCCAAAATAATGGATTTTGGGATTTCCAAATCGATTTATGAAAAAGGAATTACCAAAACTGGAACAAAGATCGGCACACTTCTCTATATGAGTCCGGAGCAAATAAATGCCGAGGAGCCTACGAGACAGAGCGATATTTACTCGATAGGTATCACTTTCTACGAGATGCTCTCCGGTTTGACGCCGTTCGAGTCGGGAACCGAGTATGAGATTATGCAGGGGCATCTTAAAAAACCCGCTCCAAAACTTTCGGCTACAATTCCCGGTTTACCGCCGATGATCGACAAAATAATTGCGAAAGCTCTCGAGAAAGATCAGGCTAAACGCTTCTCAAGTTGTGATGAGTTTCTTCAGGAAATCGGATATGCCCTGAATGTAATCAGACAGGGTCCCGCACCCTCGAAAGACCGCTCTCCGATGGAGCAACAGCAATCTGCAAAAGTAAAACGGTCGATAAAATTTACAATCTTCACGATTCTGGCATTTGCCGGTTTGATCGGGGCGGTTTACCTGTTTTATACACTGATTTCTGGTTTTGGTGACAGTCTCAAGGCTAAGAAGCAAACCTCTCTCGACACCTCGTTTTCATCCACGAGCAGCCCCCAGTATCAGGGGGCGAATCCGTTCGAAAGAATGAATACGGGATTGTCGGTCAATCTGCGGAGTGCTGTTTTTGACGGGTCAGGAACGGGAGTTGCAGTGGGAGACAGCAGCACGATCATCCTTACTTCAGATAATGGTACAAACTGGAGGACGATTCCGTCTCCCGATAGAGTCGAACTCTACACTGTGTCTCACATCCCAAGTCTTGGTTTCATGATTGGTGGAGCCAAAGGCACCCTGTATGCTTTTGTGCCAAAGGATTCGCTGTTGAAGAAAATGACGATTCCCGGCACCGGTGATATCCTGAAGATTGAGACGATGGCATCCGGGAAAGTGGTTTTACTTGGAGCCGGCGGAATGATACTTTATTCTGACGACCAGGGAGTTACCTGGAACAAAGGAACGACCGGCATTACCAACGATCTCTACTCTGCTGATTTCATGGATGGAAGCATCGGAATAGCCGTCGGTGACAACGGAACCTTGATCAGGACTGAGGACGGCGGCAAAACCTGGAACCTGGGACCATCGGTAACAACCACATACCTGAAAGATATCCGGTTCATCGGAAACGGAGTGTTTATGCTGGTCGGTGGCGGTGGTCAGATATTCCGATCCGCTGACGGTGGAAGGGACTGGAGAAAGATTGATGTGAATGTCACTTCACCTCTTATTGCAGTCCGGTTCAACTCACCAACAAACGGAGTGATCATATCCAACACTGGTGATATATTTAGAAGTGAAGATGCCGGAGAAACCTGGAAATATCAGCAGGCTGTTGCCGGAAGTCTTCTCAACTCGGTAACCTCCGGAAAAGCGAGGCTTTACATGGCTGCTTCCGGTGGTGCGATTTTGTATTTGAATTTTTAA
- a CDS encoding CCA tRNA nucleotidyltransferase: MEIKDLVVGNLQKLPFIEAAAEIAGQRSEKAFVVGGYIRDLILGAGKQDIDILVVGDGTAFAEDLGRKLGVKDIIVYGNFGTANFKYGDYDLEFVGARKESYKPESRNPEVVPSTFEDDISRRDFTINSIAVSINRDSFGEISDLYNGIGDIFAGVLKTPLEPDTTFDDDPLRIMRAIRFAARFGFTVDPEVFEAMKRKASRLEIVSQERVTDEFLKILGGERPGDGLRLMYESGVMKIVFPEVDKLGGVDQINEYHHKDVFYHTCLVVDNISKATGDVWLRFAALVHDIAKPQTKRFVEGTGWTFHGHEELGARMMRGIFQRMKFPFVKINYIKKLVRLHLRPVALSNDSVTDSAIRRLIVEAGDDLDDLITLCRADITSKNEYKVKTILANYDRVMQRVLEVREKDALRAFQSPVRGEEIMEVLKLKPGREVGIVKKAIEEAILEGIIPNEYDAAYKYMLDEAANLLNPGNKTA, encoded by the coding sequence TTGGAAATTAAAGATTTAGTAGTTGGAAATCTGCAAAAACTGCCTTTTATTGAGGCAGCGGCAGAAATTGCCGGACAGAGGAGCGAGAAGGCATTCGTGGTTGGTGGATATATTAGAGATCTGATTCTTGGAGCAGGAAAACAGGATATCGATATTCTGGTGGTGGGAGACGGGACTGCATTCGCTGAAGATCTCGGCAGGAAACTTGGGGTAAAGGATATCATAGTCTATGGTAATTTCGGGACTGCAAACTTCAAATATGGAGATTATGATCTGGAATTTGTGGGAGCAAGGAAGGAAAGTTACAAGCCAGAAAGTCGAAATCCGGAAGTAGTACCCTCCACTTTCGAGGATGACATTTCCAGAAGGGATTTTACAATAAATTCCATTGCAGTATCAATAAACAGAGATTCTTTCGGTGAGATTTCCGACCTCTACAACGGTATTGGGGACATTTTCGCCGGTGTTCTGAAAACACCCCTTGAGCCTGACACAACTTTCGATGACGATCCTTTGAGGATTATGCGAGCCATTCGTTTCGCAGCAAGGTTTGGATTTACTGTTGATCCGGAAGTTTTTGAAGCCATGAAAAGAAAGGCATCGAGGCTCGAGATTGTAAGTCAGGAGAGAGTAACGGATGAATTTTTAAAAATACTCGGTGGCGAGAGACCGGGAGACGGCTTGAGATTGATGTACGAATCGGGAGTCATGAAGATTGTGTTTCCCGAGGTTGACAAGCTTGGCGGAGTTGATCAGATAAACGAGTATCACCACAAAGATGTGTTTTATCATACATGTCTGGTGGTGGACAATATCTCAAAAGCCACGGGGGATGTGTGGCTGAGGTTCGCAGCACTCGTTCATGATATCGCAAAACCTCAGACCAAGAGATTTGTTGAAGGAACGGGATGGACATTTCACGGACATGAAGAACTGGGTGCCCGGATGATGAGGGGTATCTTTCAGAGAATGAAATTTCCGTTTGTGAAGATAAATTATATAAAAAAACTGGTAAGACTTCACCTGAGACCTGTAGCTCTTTCAAATGATTCAGTGACCGATTCGGCAATCAGGAGACTTATTGTGGAGGCAGGAGATGATCTTGACGACCTGATAACACTCTGCCGGGCTGATATTACAAGTAAAAACGAGTATAAAGTAAAAACAATACTGGCAAATTACGACAGGGTGATGCAAAGGGTACTCGAGGTCAGGGAGAAGGATGCCCTTCGTGCATTCCAGTCGCCAGTTCGTGGCGAGGAGATAATGGAAGTGTTGAAACTGAAACCCGGGCGGGAAGTGGGAATCGTAAAAAAGGCAATCGAGGAGGCAATTCTCGAGGGGATTATTCCCAACGAATATGATGCAGCTTATAAATATATGCTGGATGAGGCGGCAAATCTTTTGAATCCGGGCAATAAGACCGCCTGA